The Delphinus delphis chromosome 7, mDelDel1.2, whole genome shotgun sequence genome includes a window with the following:
- the SNORC gene encoding protein SNORC — protein MALCLALRMALLLLSGVLAPAVLTAEGPQEPVPTLWNEPAELPSGEGPVESTSPAREPAVSGPPAPTAAPSPEDSTAREHLDQGGGSLGPGAIAAIVIAALLATCVVLALVVVALRKFSAS, from the exons ATGGCGCTCTGTCTGGCCCTGCGCATGGCACTGCTGCTCCTCTCCGGGGTCCTGGCCCCTGCGGTGCTCACAG CCGAGGGCCCGCAGGAGCCCGTGCCCACCCTGTGGAACGAGCCCGCCGAGCTGCCGTCGGGAGAAGGCCCCGTGGAGAGCACCAGCCCCGCCCGGGAGCCGGCGGTCAGCGGCCCGCCCGCGCCCACCGCCGCGCCAAGCCCCGAGGACAGCACCGCGCGGGAGCATCTGGACCAGGGCGGCG GCTCGCTGGGACCCGGCGCCATCGCGGCCATCGTCATCGCCGCCCTGCTGGCCACTTGCGTGGTACTGGCGCTCGTGGTCGTCGCGCTGAGAAAGTTCTCCGCCTCCTGA